A single Microbacterium protaetiae DNA region contains:
- a CDS encoding penicillin-binding transpeptidase domain-containing protein — MPKNSASRWTVRLVAAAIMCVLASSLSACSFTDQPETTALRDALVSGDFSHVLLNGASVQQVGTEYADIVAGLNKMKPTVKIDAPKVEDDRGTSLVHWSWPTGGENWTYTTTVTTTKKSDKWYVDWAPAVIQGDLVAGDVLRVTTHAPERADILGGDGSPLITSRPVVIFGIDKSHVTADQAVTSAGALAKVVGVDADDFAARVKSGGEKQFVEAITYRKAAVPSAAADLSDIPGALAVSSSQQLGPYRGFAGALLGSVGPVTAEIMEKNPGTYQATDTVGLSGLEQRYDSELRGTPGVEISRVPASGDATTLFTAEPKPGAPLQTTLDERLQTLAETTLHDIGPASALVAIRPSDGAILAAANGSGTGAFDAALAGQVPPGSTFKMFDALALLRAGLTPDSKLDCTQDAVVDGYRFVNDSWYPSSAVGKIPLQTAIAQSCNTAMINARSKIGDVTAAAQSLGFGIAKVPGIDSFPGQIPQAASDTEAAAAVIGQGKVLASPVAMAAGIASIQAGHTVVPMLVASQPAKVPDGVTPLSADEARQLKAIFRQPVVDGTAVGLKDVPGTPVIAKTGTAEFTRDGKTLVHAWMVAAQDDLAVTVFVDTGESGADTAGPIAKEFLTGAQPAH; from the coding sequence ATGCCGAAGAACTCTGCGTCCCGTTGGACCGTGCGACTGGTTGCGGCTGCGATCATGTGTGTGCTCGCCTCGTCGCTGTCGGCATGCAGCTTCACGGATCAGCCGGAGACGACGGCACTGCGTGACGCGCTCGTGTCCGGAGACTTCAGCCATGTATTGCTGAACGGGGCGTCGGTGCAGCAGGTGGGCACGGAGTACGCAGACATCGTGGCGGGCCTGAACAAGATGAAGCCCACCGTGAAGATCGACGCGCCGAAGGTCGAGGACGACCGCGGCACCTCCCTCGTGCACTGGAGCTGGCCCACAGGCGGCGAGAACTGGACCTACACGACGACGGTCACGACCACGAAGAAGTCCGACAAGTGGTACGTCGACTGGGCGCCGGCGGTCATCCAGGGCGACCTCGTCGCCGGTGACGTGCTGCGCGTCACGACCCATGCGCCCGAGCGTGCCGACATCCTCGGCGGCGATGGCAGCCCCCTGATCACGAGCCGGCCGGTCGTGATCTTCGGCATCGACAAGAGCCACGTCACAGCCGACCAGGCGGTGACCTCGGCGGGGGCGCTGGCGAAAGTGGTCGGAGTCGACGCCGACGACTTCGCGGCGCGCGTGAAATCCGGCGGCGAAAAGCAGTTCGTCGAGGCGATCACCTACCGAAAAGCCGCGGTCCCCTCGGCGGCTGCCGATTTGTCTGACATTCCCGGCGCCCTGGCGGTATCGAGCTCTCAGCAGCTCGGACCGTACCGGGGCTTCGCCGGTGCGCTGTTGGGCTCGGTCGGTCCGGTCACCGCAGAGATCATGGAGAAGAACCCGGGCACATACCAGGCCACCGACACCGTCGGCCTCAGCGGCCTGGAGCAGCGTTATGACAGCGAATTGCGCGGGACTCCCGGGGTGGAGATCAGCCGGGTGCCCGCCAGTGGCGACGCCACGACGCTCTTCACGGCCGAGCCGAAGCCGGGGGCGCCACTGCAGACGACCCTCGACGAACGCCTGCAGACCCTGGCGGAGACGACGCTGCACGACATCGGTCCGGCCAGCGCCCTGGTGGCGATCCGGCCGAGCGATGGCGCGATCCTGGCGGCGGCGAACGGGTCGGGAACGGGCGCGTTCGACGCGGCCCTGGCCGGGCAGGTGCCGCCCGGGTCGACGTTCAAGATGTTCGATGCGCTCGCACTCCTGCGTGCCGGACTGACTCCTGACTCGAAGCTCGACTGCACGCAAGACGCCGTCGTCGACGGCTATCGGTTCGTGAACGACTCGTGGTACCCCTCGTCGGCCGTCGGCAAGATTCCCTTGCAGACGGCGATCGCCCAGTCGTGCAACACGGCGATGATCAACGCCCGCAGCAAGATCGGCGATGTCACCGCGGCCGCGCAGAGCCTGGGCTTCGGCATCGCCAAGGTTCCGGGCATCGACAGCTTTCCGGGCCAGATTCCGCAGGCGGCATCCGATACCGAGGCCGCCGCTGCGGTGATCGGGCAGGGCAAGGTGCTCGCCTCGCCGGTGGCCATGGCGGCCGGGATCGCCTCGATCCAAGCCGGGCACACCGTCGTGCCGATGCTGGTTGCTTCGCAGCCGGCGAAGGTACCAGACGGGGTGACGCCCTTGAGCGCCGATGAGGCCCGGCAGCTGAAGGCCATCTTCCGCCAGCCGGTGGTCGATGGCACCGCCGTCGGGCTGAAGGACGTGCCCGGCACGCCCGTCATCGCCAAAACCGGCACTGCCGAGTTCACCCGAGACGGCAAGACTCTGGTCCACGCGTGGATGGTCGCCGCCCAAGATGACCTCGCCGTGACCGTCTTCGTCGACACGGGCGAGAGCGGAGCCGACACCGCCGGCCCCATCGCGAAGGAATTCCTGACCGGGGCGCAGCCGGCACACTGA
- a CDS encoding alkylhydroperoxidase domain protein, translating to MTEHVIRYPDLTRPNAFTQEELGWVPWLEPKPESELTDEDYTALVERSRAASPYFRLLVRDPVVLGARTRADNDIFYNTDAGLARAERELSAATTSRTNGCLFCASVHSRFASLQAPSRRDDVQRLLDLGIDGDQDERWTAIIEAAAALTATPSAFGPAHVEALRAVGLDDQAVVDLIQSAAFFNWANRLMLSLGEPTPPTAA from the coding sequence ATGACCGAGCACGTCATCCGCTACCCCGATCTCACACGCCCGAACGCTTTCACCCAAGAGGAGCTCGGCTGGGTGCCGTGGCTCGAACCCAAGCCCGAGAGCGAACTCACCGACGAGGATTACACCGCTCTCGTCGAGCGCTCGCGGGCGGCGAGCCCGTATTTCCGGCTGCTCGTGCGCGACCCGGTGGTGCTCGGGGCGCGCACCCGCGCCGACAACGACATCTTCTACAACACCGACGCGGGCCTGGCCCGAGCAGAGCGCGAACTCTCGGCCGCCACCACCTCACGGACGAATGGATGCCTCTTCTGTGCATCTGTGCACTCGCGGTTCGCCTCGCTTCAGGCGCCCTCCCGGCGCGATGACGTGCAGCGACTGCTCGATCTCGGCATCGACGGCGATCAAGACGAACGCTGGACCGCGATCATCGAGGCCGCAGCTGCCCTGACTGCGACGCCGTCGGCCTTCGGCCCCGCGCATGTCGAGGCGCTGCGCGCTGTGGGCCTCGACGACCAAGCGGTCGTCGATCTGATCCAGAGCGCGGCGTTCTTCAACTGGGCGAACCGGCTCATGCTCTCGCTGGGCGAGCCGACCCCGCCGACTGCCGCGTAG
- a CDS encoding universal stress protein, giving the protein MTEGTILVGVQKGLPDAVLREAARLARDLGLDLVCAHVDLERFTVGERLDGSALTRSIDPDLPDEREGEFDASLAGHIDDVLTGSGVEWTGRELAGDPGRALGHLAEVVNARYIVVGTREASMRETLREFFQGSVASHLAHRQHRPVLVVPLKPIADDEPLPWDVA; this is encoded by the coding sequence ATGACCGAAGGCACGATCCTCGTCGGAGTGCAGAAGGGCTTGCCCGATGCCGTGTTGCGCGAAGCAGCACGCCTGGCACGCGACCTCGGTCTCGACCTCGTCTGTGCACACGTCGACCTCGAGCGGTTCACCGTCGGTGAGCGGCTCGACGGCTCGGCGCTGACCCGGTCGATCGACCCCGATCTGCCCGACGAGCGTGAGGGCGAGTTCGACGCGTCGCTTGCCGGGCACATCGACGATGTGCTCACCGGCAGCGGTGTGGAGTGGACCGGCCGCGAACTCGCGGGCGATCCCGGGCGCGCGCTCGGCCACCTCGCCGAGGTCGTCAACGCCCGATACATCGTGGTCGGCACCCGTGAGGCATCCATGCGCGAGACCTTGCGCGAGTTCTTCCAGGGGTCGGTGGCCAGCCACCTCGCCCATCGGCAGCATCGCCCGGTGCTCGTGGTGCCGCTCAAGCCGATCGCCGACGACGAGCCCCTTCCGTGGGACGTCGCGTGA
- a CDS encoding TetR/AcrR family transcriptional regulator produces MSADRRRRLTPDERRAQLVALGVNYLAEHPLDELTIDELSVQAGVSRGLVFHYFGSRQGLHHDVVLTARDSLLRASEPRPELAAPERLHDTLTRIVIFVREHRGTFYSLVRGVASGDPAIREVIDQSRDENARRLLEVFLELGTDETELLRVAVRSWVGFAEEVLVELAVEADHPVDEIVGFLERTVRGVVAAVGHAH; encoded by the coding sequence ATGTCCGCCGATCGCCGCCGCCGGCTGACGCCCGACGAGCGCCGCGCGCAACTTGTCGCCCTCGGCGTCAACTACCTCGCCGAGCACCCGCTTGATGAGCTCACCATCGACGAGCTCTCGGTGCAGGCCGGCGTGTCACGCGGGCTGGTCTTCCATTACTTCGGCTCGCGGCAGGGACTGCACCACGACGTCGTGCTCACCGCGCGCGACAGTCTGCTGCGGGCAAGCGAGCCACGGCCCGAACTGGCCGCACCCGAGCGGCTGCATGACACCCTCACCCGCATCGTCATCTTCGTGCGCGAACACCGCGGCACCTTCTACTCGCTCGTGCGCGGCGTCGCCAGCGGCGACCCCGCCATTCGTGAGGTCATCGACCAGTCGCGCGATGAGAACGCACGCCGGCTGCTGGAGGTCTTCCTCGAACTGGGCACCGACGAAACCGAGCTGCTGCGCGTGGCCGTGCGCTCCTGGGTGGGCTTCGCCGAAGAGGTGCTCGTCGAGCTGGCCGTGGAGGCAGACCACCCCGTCGACGAGATCGTCGGCTTTCTCGAGCGCACCGTGCGCGGCGTGGTCGCCGCCGTCGGGCATGCGCACTGA
- a CDS encoding fluoride efflux transporter FluC produces the protein MTASATTRPVHLRWSSVGLVVVGGFLGTLARYLLSITLPEWGGMPWPIFLINVVGAFILGWLLEFLARGGPDAGRRRAMRLFAGTGVLGGFTTYSTFAVGTDGLFVTGDVWPGIVYAVATVLVGAAASIAGILLGARSSRARGVAEPDS, from the coding sequence GTGACCGCCTCGGCCACGACCCGCCCGGTGCATCTGCGTTGGTCGTCGGTCGGTCTGGTCGTGGTCGGAGGCTTTCTGGGTACGCTCGCACGCTACCTGCTGTCGATCACCCTGCCCGAGTGGGGTGGGATGCCGTGGCCCATCTTCCTCATCAACGTGGTGGGGGCGTTCATCCTGGGGTGGCTGTTGGAGTTCCTCGCGCGTGGGGGCCCCGACGCCGGACGCCGCCGTGCCATGCGCCTGTTCGCCGGCACCGGTGTGCTGGGCGGGTTCACCACCTACTCGACCTTCGCGGTGGGCACCGATGGGTTGTTCGTGACCGGGGACGTCTGGCCCGGGATCGTGTATGCCGTGGCGACAGTGCTCGTCGGAGCCGCGGCATCCATCGCCGGCATTCTCTTGGGCGCGCGCAGCTCACGTGCCCGCGGCGTCGCGGAACCTGACTCGTGA
- a CDS encoding XRE family transcriptional regulator, with product MTEDRGLGELIRRARIDVGLSQYELADRAGTSQSAVSAIESGARPVSDALARRLLAAAQLRPSIPVELYAETLRALAADHGLTNLRVFGSMVRGLDRADSDVDIVATPAPGADPLRMYAFSSHAADLLGFPVDLVLDGSRGEAMDEILATAVPL from the coding sequence ATGACAGAGGATCGCGGGCTCGGAGAGTTGATCCGTCGCGCTCGAATCGACGTCGGGCTCAGTCAGTATGAGTTGGCTGACCGAGCGGGGACCAGCCAATCTGCGGTTTCCGCGATCGAGAGCGGCGCACGGCCCGTGAGCGACGCGCTCGCACGGCGTCTGCTGGCTGCTGCGCAACTGCGCCCGAGCATTCCTGTGGAGCTGTATGCCGAGACGCTTCGCGCGCTCGCAGCCGACCATGGGTTGACTAATCTTCGCGTATTCGGCTCGATGGTGCGGGGTTTGGACCGGGCGGACAGCGATGTGGACATCGTCGCCACGCCGGCTCCGGGAGCTGATCCGCTTCGCATGTACGCGTTCTCGTCACATGCGGCTGACCTGCTCGGCTTTCCTGTCGATCTCGTGCTCGACGGCAGTCGCGGCGAAGCGATGGACGAGATCCTGGCGACGGCGGTTCCGCTATGA
- a CDS encoding phosphotransferase family protein: MTMETRYRRPDDDLIEAVVRDALCSRGIHRNTWEFIESGSSSVVVLAADTAVRVARDAKTGAELCRAQALVDRLPELPFGVPRSVGEPVSRGQIVAVPTRRLDGEPHPHGSGEADTLRGLLDVIHSLDPAPLREWLAPARSFSGGVAWHEVMIEQVLPRLPAHVRGEALRRISALAALRPPVLTVNHGDLAGSNILWRRGRVTGVLDWDLAAEDDPAEDVASLAGWHGWDLVSDLADPDTVARAAVFRASFPLQVIAFALVHERSDDEVERGVHRAVRAMEISTQT; encoded by the coding sequence ATGACGATGGAGACGCGCTATCGCCGCCCAGATGACGACCTGATCGAAGCGGTCGTTCGAGATGCGCTGTGTTCTCGCGGCATCCACCGCAACACATGGGAGTTCATCGAGTCGGGCAGCAGCAGCGTCGTGGTGCTGGCTGCAGATACCGCTGTTCGCGTCGCCCGGGATGCCAAAACGGGTGCCGAATTGTGCCGCGCCCAGGCACTGGTGGATCGGCTCCCAGAGTTGCCGTTCGGTGTCCCGCGAAGCGTGGGTGAGCCTGTCTCGCGCGGTCAGATCGTTGCTGTTCCCACACGCCGCCTCGACGGAGAACCGCACCCGCACGGGTCGGGCGAGGCCGATACATTGCGTGGCCTCCTTGATGTGATCCACTCTCTCGACCCAGCCCCGCTACGTGAGTGGCTGGCACCGGCTCGCTCCTTTTCAGGTGGGGTCGCGTGGCACGAGGTGATGATCGAGCAGGTTTTACCTCGCCTTCCGGCCCATGTGCGCGGCGAGGCGTTGCGGCGGATCTCGGCGCTGGCAGCCCTGAGGCCGCCCGTCCTGACGGTGAATCACGGGGACCTCGCCGGCTCCAACATCTTGTGGCGGCGCGGTCGCGTGACCGGTGTGCTGGACTGGGACCTGGCCGCAGAAGATGATCCCGCCGAAGATGTCGCGAGCCTCGCAGGCTGGCACGGGTGGGATCTCGTCTCAGATCTCGCCGACCCGGACACCGTCGCACGAGCAGCAGTCTTCCGCGCCTCATTCCCCCTTCAGGTCATAGCGTTCGCTCTTGTGCACGAGCGATCGGACGACGAAGTCGAACGGGGGGTCCACCGGGCGGTGCGCGCCATGGAGATCTCAACACAGACATGA
- a CDS encoding ABC transporter ATP-binding protein translates to MTALLTLDAVDVYYGPFHALRGVSIEVGEGEIVSLLGGNASGKSTTMKTILGLNKAKSGVITFDGADITHRTTTKRIRAGIASVPEARRVFPQMTVDENLYAGAHTRRDRAGIAEDIERMRTYFPRLAERRRQEAGTLSGGEQQMLAFARALMSRPRLICMDEPTMGLSPKLVDQVLDEIARLNSELGIAVLLVEQQAELALSIASRGYVLATGEIAVTGSAAELLDDPRIQEAYLGKSGDR, encoded by the coding sequence ATGACCGCTCTGCTCACGCTGGACGCTGTCGATGTGTACTACGGCCCCTTCCACGCCCTGCGAGGCGTGTCGATCGAGGTCGGCGAGGGTGAGATCGTCTCCCTGCTCGGCGGCAACGCCTCGGGCAAGTCCACGACGATGAAAACCATCCTGGGCCTGAACAAAGCCAAGTCGGGCGTCATCACCTTCGATGGCGCCGACATCACCCATCGCACCACGACAAAGCGCATCCGCGCCGGGATCGCCAGCGTTCCCGAAGCGCGTCGTGTGTTCCCTCAGATGACCGTGGATGAGAATCTGTACGCCGGCGCCCATACGCGGCGGGACCGCGCGGGCATCGCCGAAGACATCGAGCGGATGCGCACGTATTTCCCCCGACTGGCCGAACGTCGCCGGCAAGAGGCGGGGACGCTCTCCGGCGGCGAGCAGCAGATGCTCGCGTTCGCCCGGGCGCTGATGAGCCGGCCGCGCCTCATCTGCATGGACGAGCCCACCATGGGCCTGTCGCCGAAGCTCGTCGACCAGGTGCTCGACGAGATCGCCCGACTCAACTCCGAACTCGGCATCGCCGTGCTCCTGGTCGAGCAGCAGGCCGAGCTCGCCCTGTCGATCGCGAGTCGAGGGTACGTCCTCGCGACCGGCGAGATCGCCGTCACCGGTTCCGCTGCGGAACTGCTCGACGATCCGAGAATCCAGGAGGCGTACCTGGGAAAGAGCGGTGACCGATGA
- a CDS encoding CMD domain protein, with the protein MTDLIDTLVGIDVGSPLDALRAKRPVARSDAQTTYDALITDPGDLARASAVERAAIAFWVAALSRAEQLAANYRGLLADLDPAVATSIDDALPDATTTGPYGTYPAGPLSAEDEAGLHFTASPALRDAVGTRLAAALEHAHLLTFRPRDASPDALQALLEAGWSTDGIVTVSQLVAFIHFQLRVITGLTVLKKAI; encoded by the coding sequence ATGACTGATCTCATCGACACCCTCGTCGGCATCGACGTGGGCAGCCCGCTCGATGCGCTGCGTGCCAAGCGTCCGGTCGCCCGCAGCGATGCGCAGACGACTTACGACGCCCTGATCACCGACCCCGGCGACCTGGCACGTGCCAGCGCCGTCGAGCGCGCCGCGATCGCGTTCTGGGTGGCGGCACTGAGCCGGGCCGAGCAGCTCGCGGCCAACTACCGCGGGCTGCTCGCTGATCTGGATCCGGCCGTGGCGACGTCCATCGACGACGCGCTCCCCGACGCGACAACGACGGGACCATACGGCACCTACCCCGCTGGACCCCTGAGCGCCGAAGACGAGGCGGGACTGCACTTCACCGCCTCGCCGGCCCTTCGTGATGCCGTCGGCACGCGGCTCGCAGCGGCCCTCGAACATGCGCATCTGCTCACCTTCCGGCCGCGGGATGCAAGCCCCGACGCCCTGCAGGCTCTGCTCGAGGCCGGGTGGAGCACCGACGGCATCGTGACAGTGTCGCAGCTCGTGGCCTTCATCCACTTTCAGCTCCGGGTCATCACCGGACTCACCGTCCTGAAGAAGGCGATCTGA
- a CDS encoding fluoride efflux transporter FluC has protein sequence MTGVWLALVVALAGGVGAACRMVLDGAMKRAVRVAYPLGTTVINVSGSLVLGFVTALGAGLGPWAVVLGTGLIGGYTTFSTASYETVRLAQEGRWRAAVGNAFGMLVVALGAAALGLWLGWLVAGSGVGF, from the coding sequence GTGACGGGCGTGTGGCTCGCGCTGGTTGTTGCACTCGCCGGCGGGGTGGGCGCCGCGTGCCGCATGGTGCTCGACGGGGCGATGAAGAGGGCCGTGCGTGTGGCGTATCCGCTGGGAACGACCGTCATCAACGTGTCAGGGTCGCTCGTGCTGGGCTTCGTCACGGCGCTGGGCGCGGGGCTCGGCCCGTGGGCGGTCGTGCTCGGAACCGGCTTGATCGGTGGGTACACGACGTTCTCGACCGCCAGCTACGAGACGGTGCGGCTCGCCCAGGAAGGGCGCTGGCGCGCCGCCGTGGGCAACGCGTTCGGGATGCTGGTGGTCGCACTGGGCGCGGCGGCCCTGGGCCTGTGGCTCGGGTGGCTGGTGGCCGGCAGCGGCGTCGGGTTTTGA
- a CDS encoding HepT-like ribonuclease domain-containing protein, translated as MTDDGSSEATPFRAAPRSDRAASATHHERVDEVRAAIVRLGDLTVSDLDDRSGDTMLRVEAIIIRAAALVERLPGEVRDKLAVDDVRGLTGIRNVVAHGYGQLDPEITVRVIHASLPRVLDGIDAALGEG; from the coding sequence ATGACCGACGACGGCTCGAGCGAGGCCACGCCGTTCCGGGCGGCGCCTCGCAGTGATCGTGCAGCCTCCGCCACGCACCACGAGCGCGTCGACGAAGTGCGCGCCGCGATCGTCCGCCTCGGCGACCTGACGGTGTCAGATCTCGATGACAGATCGGGTGACACGATGCTGCGTGTCGAAGCGATCATCATTCGTGCGGCAGCACTGGTGGAACGACTGCCCGGTGAAGTGCGTGACAAGCTTGCGGTGGATGACGTCCGCGGGCTGACCGGCATTCGCAATGTCGTCGCACACGGGTACGGGCAGCTGGACCCTGAGATCACCGTAAGGGTGATCCACGCGTCGCTGCCGCGCGTTCTTGACGGCATCGACGCCGCACTCGGCGAGGGGTGA
- a CDS encoding ABC transporter ATP-binding protein, with protein sequence MSDALLQVDDLERHFEGLKAVGGVSFHVSPGEVVSIIGPNGSGKTTTLNLVTGALRPNAGSISLDGVRIDRARSVDIAEHGIARTFQNGRVFATLSVADNIEVGIHSTLRAHRPFRRLSHLFLLRWIPLLAELFVAIFGTPAARRERRSIDAIVETEIDRFEARLGPRRDDPAYSLSYANRRRTEIARALALKPKLLVLDEPTAGMNQSETAEVLAQLLQLKAEGQTILLVEHKLDLVMTVSDRVIVMDGGRIIAEGAPQAVRRDPAVIEAYLGRRRHLGGEDAR encoded by the coding sequence ATGAGCGACGCATTGCTGCAGGTGGACGACCTCGAGCGTCACTTCGAGGGGCTCAAGGCCGTCGGCGGCGTCTCGTTCCACGTCTCACCCGGCGAGGTGGTGTCGATCATCGGGCCGAACGGCTCGGGAAAGACCACGACTCTCAACCTCGTCACGGGCGCGCTGCGCCCGAACGCCGGCTCCATCTCCCTCGACGGCGTTCGCATCGATCGCGCACGCAGTGTCGACATCGCCGAGCACGGCATCGCGCGCACATTCCAAAACGGCCGTGTGTTCGCCACGCTGTCGGTCGCGGACAACATCGAGGTCGGCATCCATTCGACCCTTCGGGCGCACCGCCCGTTCCGCCGGCTCTCGCATCTGTTCCTGCTGCGCTGGATACCGCTGCTGGCCGAGTTGTTCGTCGCGATCTTCGGCACTCCGGCTGCCCGCCGCGAGCGCCGGAGCATCGACGCGATCGTCGAGACCGAGATCGATCGCTTCGAGGCGCGGCTCGGACCGCGGCGCGACGACCCCGCGTATTCGCTCAGTTATGCGAACCGGCGGCGCACCGAGATCGCCCGCGCGCTCGCTCTCAAGCCGAAGCTGCTCGTGCTCGACGAGCCCACCGCGGGCATGAACCAGTCCGAGACCGCCGAGGTGCTGGCGCAGCTTCTGCAGCTGAAGGCCGAAGGCCAGACGATCCTGCTCGTCGAGCACAAGCTCGACCTGGTCATGACCGTGTCGGATCGGGTGATAGTGATGGACGGCGGGCGAATCATCGCCGAGGGGGCACCGCAGGCTGTGCGCCGCGATCCTGCGGTGATCGAAGCGTACCTGGGCCGGCGACGGCACCTCGGTGGGGAGGACGCCCGATGA
- a CDS encoding putative FMN-dependent luciferase-like monooxygenase, protein MTARQRLGFFTRVLDETTAAERYRLALEQITTAESVGFDTAWVAQHHFHEAEGGLPSPFVLLSQAALLTSRLVLGTSIITLPLEAPLRVAEDAAVLSLLSGDRLELGVGSGGTPSSFPPFGHDPKDRPAIFAEHLRQLVSALRGDILTDDGGALYPAAPQLVDTLWQATFSSEGAARIGAAGFGLMLSKTQPHTTGSGFAALGDTQRLVVDAYRENLPEGAEPRVFASRNLVVVEDESTAERLLERGIERSLPAARALHIDVPAGADNRELAALFDLHVGTPAQIIAELGEDQVVRDASDVVFQTHPIDPPHEVLLRSLELIATEIAPALGWSRAADAQENHD, encoded by the coding sequence ATGACGGCACGACAAAGGCTGGGATTCTTCACGCGAGTGCTCGACGAGACGACGGCCGCCGAGCGCTACCGCCTCGCTCTCGAGCAGATCACCACGGCCGAGTCGGTGGGCTTCGACACCGCTTGGGTCGCGCAGCACCATTTCCACGAAGCCGAGGGTGGACTGCCCTCGCCGTTCGTGCTGCTCTCCCAGGCGGCACTGCTCACCTCACGTCTGGTGTTGGGCACGAGCATCATCACCCTTCCCCTGGAGGCGCCTCTGCGGGTCGCGGAGGATGCCGCGGTGCTCTCGCTGCTCTCCGGTGACCGCCTTGAGCTCGGGGTGGGCAGCGGGGGCACGCCCAGTTCCTTCCCTCCGTTCGGGCATGACCCGAAAGACCGCCCGGCGATCTTCGCCGAGCATCTGCGTCAGCTCGTCTCCGCGCTGCGCGGCGACATCCTCACCGACGATGGCGGCGCGCTGTATCCGGCCGCCCCGCAGCTGGTCGACACGCTCTGGCAGGCCACGTTCTCGTCCGAGGGCGCCGCGCGCATCGGCGCCGCCGGCTTCGGCCTGATGCTCTCCAAGACGCAGCCGCACACCACCGGCAGCGGCTTCGCAGCGCTCGGCGACACGCAGCGTCTCGTCGTCGACGCCTATCGAGAGAACCTGCCCGAGGGCGCCGAGCCCCGGGTGTTCGCCTCGCGCAACCTCGTGGTCGTCGAGGATGAGAGCACAGCTGAGCGCCTTCTCGAGCGAGGGATCGAGCGATCGCTGCCCGCAGCGCGGGCCCTGCACATCGACGTTCCCGCCGGCGCCGACAACCGCGAGCTGGCCGCCCTGTTCGACCTGCATGTGGGCACGCCCGCGCAGATCATCGCCGAGCTCGGCGAAGACCAGGTCGTGCGCGATGCGAGCGATGTCGTCTTCCAGACCCATCCGATCGATCCGCCGCACGAGGTGCTGCTGCGATCGCTCGAACTCATCGCGACCGAAATCGCCCCCGCGCTCGGCTGGAGCCGAGCCGCCGACGCCCAGGAGAACCATGACTGA